Proteins encoded within one genomic window of Misgurnus anguillicaudatus chromosome 18, ASM2758022v2, whole genome shotgun sequence:
- the gopc gene encoding Golgi-associated PDZ and coiled-coil motif-containing protein isoform X1 — MSASAVGAASPGSALSVGPVSSPGSGMSMFRWLEVLEKEFDKAFVDVDLLMGEIDPDQSDITYEGRQKMTSLSSCFAQLCHKAQTIFQLNHKLEAQLVDLRSELTDVQGEKAVVEKDVHEQLLQLHAMQLKLQAKAGQAVDSDSIMDRMHVSTLDKMEKELEASKKEKMKEAKLEAEVKLLKKENEALRRHIAVLQAEVYGARLAAKYLDKELAGRVQQIQLLGRDMKGPAHDKLWNQLEAEIHLHRHKTVIRACRGRNDPKKSLPSPAGHDTDSLKKTQGVGPIRKVVLTKEDHEGLGISITGGKEHGVPILISEIHPSQPAERCGGLHVGDAILAVNNINLRDAKHKEAVTILSQQRGEIEFEVVYVAPEVDSDDENVEYEDDSGHRYRLYLDEMEEGAGANQNNGTADSASLQAVGKHLVKNRTENGDTALSSESPSDEKISKTEECTESSS; from the exons ATGTCCGCATCCGCCGTCGGTGCCGCGTCTCCGGGTTCGGCCCTCTCCGTCGGTCCCGTTTCGAGTCCCGGATCCGGCATGTCCATGTTCCGGTGGTTGGAAGTACTGGAAAAGGAGTTCGATAAGGCGTTTGTGGATGTCGATCTGTTAATGGGAGAGATAGATCCGGATCAATCGGATATCACGTATGAGGGCCGTCAGAAGATGACCAGTCTCAGCTCGTGTTTCGCTCAGCTCTGTCATAAAGCACAAACCATCTTTCAACTCAACCACAAACTGGAG GCTCAGCTGGTAGACCTGCGTTCGGAGCTGACGGATGTCCAGGGAGAGAAGGCAGTGGTGGAGAAAGATGTCCACGAACAGCTTCTGCAGCTTCACGCTATGCAGCTCAAACTGCAAGCCAAAGCCGGTCAAGCGGTGGACTCCGATTCCATCATGGACAGAATG CATGTTTCCACATTGGACAAAATG GAGAAGGAACTGGAGGCCAGTAAGAAAGAGAAGATGAAGGAGGCCAAGTTGGAAGCAGAAGTCAAATTGCTGAAAAAAGAAAACGAGGCCCTCCGCAGGCACATTGCCGTACTACAGGCTGAGGTTTATGGAGCCAGACTGGCAGCCAAATACCTAGACAAGGAGTTGGCTGGGAG GGTACAGCAGATACAGTTGCTGGGTCGGGACATGAAAGGACCAGCTCATGACAAACTGTGGAACCAGCTGGAAGCAGAGATTCACCTGCACCGCCACAAAACAGTCATCCGAGCCTGCAGGGGGCGCAATGACCCCAAGAAGTCTCTGCCATCCCCCGCTGGCCAT GACACAGACTCTTTAAAGAAGACTCAGGGTGTTGGTCCTATACGCAAAGTTGTTCTGACTAAAGAAGACCATGAAGGACTTGGAATCTCCATTACA GGTGGTAAAGAGCACGGCGTTCCCATCCTCATCTCGGAAATTCACCCCTCCCAGCCGGCGGAACGCTGCGGAGGCTTGCACGTCGGAGATGCCATCTTAGCAGTTAACAACATTAACCTGAGAGATGCCAAGCATAAAGAGGCAGTCACCATACTTTCACAGCAG AGGGGCGAGATCGAGTTCGAGGTGGTTTATGTGGCTCCAGAAGTGGACTCAGATGATGAGAACGTGGAGTACGAAGACGACAGTGGCCATCGGTACCGTTTGTACCTGGACGAAATGGAAGAGGGAGCAGGAGCCAATCAGAACAATGGCACTGCTGACTCTGCCTCCTTACAAG CTGTAGGAAAGCACTTAGTGAAGAACAGAACAGAGAATGGAGATACAGCATTGTCTAGCGAGAGTCCATCAGACGAGAAGATCTCCAAGACAGAGGAATGTACGGAGAGTTCCTCTTAG
- the gopc gene encoding Golgi-associated PDZ and coiled-coil motif-containing protein isoform X2, whose product MSASAVGAASPGSALSVGPVSSPGSGMSMFRWLEVLEKEFDKAFVDVDLLMGEIDPDQSDITYEGRQKMTSLSSCFAQLCHKAQTIFQLNHKLEAQLVDLRSELTDVQGEKAVVEKDVHEQLLQLHAMQLKLQAKAGQAVDSDSIMDRMEKELEASKKEKMKEAKLEAEVKLLKKENEALRRHIAVLQAEVYGARLAAKYLDKELAGRVQQIQLLGRDMKGPAHDKLWNQLEAEIHLHRHKTVIRACRGRNDPKKSLPSPAGHDTDSLKKTQGVGPIRKVVLTKEDHEGLGISITGGKEHGVPILISEIHPSQPAERCGGLHVGDAILAVNNINLRDAKHKEAVTILSQQRGEIEFEVVYVAPEVDSDDENVEYEDDSGHRYRLYLDEMEEGAGANQNNGTADSASLQAVGKHLVKNRTENGDTALSSESPSDEKISKTEECTESSS is encoded by the exons ATGTCCGCATCCGCCGTCGGTGCCGCGTCTCCGGGTTCGGCCCTCTCCGTCGGTCCCGTTTCGAGTCCCGGATCCGGCATGTCCATGTTCCGGTGGTTGGAAGTACTGGAAAAGGAGTTCGATAAGGCGTTTGTGGATGTCGATCTGTTAATGGGAGAGATAGATCCGGATCAATCGGATATCACGTATGAGGGCCGTCAGAAGATGACCAGTCTCAGCTCGTGTTTCGCTCAGCTCTGTCATAAAGCACAAACCATCTTTCAACTCAACCACAAACTGGAG GCTCAGCTGGTAGACCTGCGTTCGGAGCTGACGGATGTCCAGGGAGAGAAGGCAGTGGTGGAGAAAGATGTCCACGAACAGCTTCTGCAGCTTCACGCTATGCAGCTCAAACTGCAAGCCAAAGCCGGTCAAGCGGTGGACTCCGATTCCATCATGGACAGAATG GAGAAGGAACTGGAGGCCAGTAAGAAAGAGAAGATGAAGGAGGCCAAGTTGGAAGCAGAAGTCAAATTGCTGAAAAAAGAAAACGAGGCCCTCCGCAGGCACATTGCCGTACTACAGGCTGAGGTTTATGGAGCCAGACTGGCAGCCAAATACCTAGACAAGGAGTTGGCTGGGAG GGTACAGCAGATACAGTTGCTGGGTCGGGACATGAAAGGACCAGCTCATGACAAACTGTGGAACCAGCTGGAAGCAGAGATTCACCTGCACCGCCACAAAACAGTCATCCGAGCCTGCAGGGGGCGCAATGACCCCAAGAAGTCTCTGCCATCCCCCGCTGGCCAT GACACAGACTCTTTAAAGAAGACTCAGGGTGTTGGTCCTATACGCAAAGTTGTTCTGACTAAAGAAGACCATGAAGGACTTGGAATCTCCATTACA GGTGGTAAAGAGCACGGCGTTCCCATCCTCATCTCGGAAATTCACCCCTCCCAGCCGGCGGAACGCTGCGGAGGCTTGCACGTCGGAGATGCCATCTTAGCAGTTAACAACATTAACCTGAGAGATGCCAAGCATAAAGAGGCAGTCACCATACTTTCACAGCAG AGGGGCGAGATCGAGTTCGAGGTGGTTTATGTGGCTCCAGAAGTGGACTCAGATGATGAGAACGTGGAGTACGAAGACGACAGTGGCCATCGGTACCGTTTGTACCTGGACGAAATGGAAGAGGGAGCAGGAGCCAATCAGAACAATGGCACTGCTGACTCTGCCTCCTTACAAG CTGTAGGAAAGCACTTAGTGAAGAACAGAACAGAGAATGGAGATACAGCATTGTCTAGCGAGAGTCCATCAGACGAGAAGATCTCCAAGACAGAGGAATGTACGGAGAGTTCCTCTTAG